One window of Leishmania infantum JPCM5 genome chromosome 8 genomic DNA carries:
- a CDS encoding putative protein kinase: MRDAAATERERLPTPADGDVDSLYEDGTEAETAKQRSTVSTTTLFLALPWLGCTLFLVAVLLYVNVHTFSIWSRLVSMPGGVVADVSVQHRDMARYTVLFVSLALLAVHLAISFCLFRRAYHVLWDVQMSLVELSFMVDVIRTHQHSTFFFVDCVERAQRVRESMRYWVKEFSGFKEICAAEMAVNQVTLRLMTRPRESAQRLESPGDTQLPCTGSGTSSPVQLARGGRLPPDTTAAAFRLPQDAAWSPHVQSVRTDSAHADPGPGRQLAGHHSGSRRSLSFTTEIGIAQVPFEVTLKRRHVALLLLSFLTYRELVRAEAEEARQISRDFIAAVNMCAQRYKGCIVELYSDRAILSWNAFFESAGNYAQTCAQCGECFHDRFVRRFSPESGAYFSTAGYTGHIVCGTTTEKSLLLHGQHVSMLRGLPTLLEMRYCAYVWLGTPPPACTSSPLSWTRIGAVQAGADFSVDLHAMRRTSAEPLPAAMVWHMPQWTTFGDERAVRAEVLTNDGAARLQQDGDTAPVTPASTAASAAATGVATAFPSSPFLSSPLCLRGVGTPYETFYDRSHNRYQLSNTVLGESKSCVVRLAISETGNFVAVKEIKIERGDVKPIRRRRYQRENRIIVTRGEKPQWMNEVEIMERHRHTCIVAYISFVEAEDKLRIVMEYVGGGNLLKFASSSRGAEGEGPPMAVLLRNVVEGLKFLHQKGIVHGDIKPQNVLVPDSGPCKIADFGISRRATTAVTSAIEGTPFYMSPEATRGEVTAACDIWSFGIMMAQVLTGRLPYDASVRDYYLVSQFMCNKDVKRELHTPLKKPALDVFLACTEYDPGKRKTAKDLLKMPYFTAHAASSTEDA, encoded by the coding sequence ATGCGAgacgcggcagcaacggAACGCGAGCGGCTGCCGACTCCGGCGGACGGCGACGTGGACAGTCTGTACGAGGATGGCACTgaggcggagacggcgaAGCAGAGGAGCACCGTCAGCACCACAACGTTGTTTCTGGCCCTTCCGTGGCTCGGCTGCACACTGTTCCTGGTCGCCGTTCTCCTCTACGTGAACGTCCACACCTTCTCCATATGGAGCAGATTGGTGTCGATGCCGGGCGGCGTCGTTGCAGACGTCTCTGTGCAACACCGCGACATGGCCCGCTACACTGTCCTGTTCGTGAGCCTTGCCCTCCTGGCAGTGCACTTGGCCATCTCGTTCTGTCTCTTCCGCCGCGCCTATCACGTCTTGTGGGACGTGCAGATGTCCCTCGTGGAGCTGTCCTTCATGGTGGACGTGATCCGGACGCACCAGCACAGtacctttttctttgtggaCTGTGTggagcgtgcgcagcgcgtacGGGAATCGATGCGGTACTGGGTGAAGGAGTTTTCTGGTTTCAAGGAGATTTGCGCTGCGGAGATGGCCGTGAACCAAGTGACACTGCGGCTGATGACCCGCCCCAGGGAGAGCGCACAGCGACTGGAGTCGCCCGGCGACACGCAGTTGCCGTGCACCGGCTCGGGGACGTCCTCGCCGGTGCAGCTGGCTCGCGGTGGCCGTTTGCCGCCCGacaccaccgcggcagcctTCCGGCTTCCTCAGGATGCGGCATGGTCGCCACATGTGCAATCGGTGCGCACGGACAGCGCCCATGCCGATCCTGGCCCTGGCCGGCAGCTGGCCGGCCACCACAGCGGCTCTCGCCGCTCCCTGTCGTTTACGACGGAGATCGGCATCGCGCAGGTGCCTTTCGAGGTAACGCTCAAGCGGCGCCACGTggcgcttcttctcctcaGCTTTCTCACCTATCGGGAGCTCGTGcgtgcggaggcggaggaggcacgGCAGATCTCCCGCGacttcatcgccgccgtcaacATGTGCGCTCAGAGGTACAAGGGGTGCATCGTCGAGCTGTACAGTGACCGCGCCATCCTGTCATGGAACGCCTTCTTCGAGTCTGCCGGCAACTACGCCCAGACATGCGCACAGTGCGGGGAGTGCTTCCATGATAGGTTTGTGCGCAGATTCTCCCCCGAGAGCGGCGCGTACTTCAGCACTGCCGGCTACACGGGTCACATTGTGTGCGGCACCACGACGGAGAAGTCGCTCCTGCTTCATGGTCAGCACGTCTCGATGCTGCGCGGGCTCCCGACGCTGCTCGAGATGCGGTACTGCGCATATGTGTGGCTCGGcaccccaccaccggcgTGCACGAGTTCGCCGTTGTCGTGGACGCGGATTGGTGCCGTGCAGGCCGGAGCCGACTTCTCTGTTGATCTACATGCCATGCGGCGCACATcggcggagccgctgccggccgCCATGGTGTGGCACATGCCCCAGTGGACGACATTCGGTGACGAGCGCGCCGTTCGCGCAGAGGTGCTGACAAatgacggcgccgcgcggctgcagcaggacGGGGACACCGCGCCAGTGACGCCCGcgagcaccgctgcttccgctgctgccaccggcgTCGCTACTGCCTTCCCCAGCTCTCCATTCCTTTCGTCCCCGCTGTGCCTCCGCGGTGTTGGCACGCCGTACGAGACGTTCTACGATCGAAGCCACAATCGCTACCAGCTGTCCAACACAGTGCTTGGGGAGTCCAAGTCGTGCGTCGTGCGCCTCGCCATCTCGGAGACCGGCAACTTTGTGGCCGTGAAAGAGATCAAGATAGAACGCGGAGACGTCAAGCCCattcgccggcgccgctatCAGCGCGAGAATCGGATTATCGTGACACGAGGCGAGAAGCCGCAGTGGATGAATGAGGTGGAGATTATGGAGCGGCATCGGCACACGTGTATCGTTGCCTACATCTCCTtcgtggaggcggaggacaaGCTGCGTATTGTCATGGAGtacgtcggcggcggcaacttGCTGAAATTtgcctcctcgtcgcgcggcgcggaaggggaggggccgccaatggcggtgctgctgcgcaacgtTGTAGAGGGGCTTAAGTTCCTGCATCAGAAGGGCATCGTGCACGGTGACATCAAGCCGCAGAATGTGCTGGTGCCAGACTCCGGGCCGTGCAAGATCGCCGACTTTGGCATCTCTCGCAGGGCCACCACTGCCGTCACCAGCGCGATCGAAGGAACGCCGTTCTACATGTCTCCCGAGGCGACGCGCGGGGAGGTCACAGCGGCGTGCGATATTTGGAGCTTTGGCATCATGATGGCGCAGGTGCTCACGGGCCGCTTGCCGTACGACGCATCCGTGCGCGACTACTACTTGGTAAGCCAGTTCATGTGCAACAAGGACGTGAAGCGAGAGTTGCACACGCCGCTGAAGAAACCCGCCCTCGACGTCTTCCTCGCGTGCACAGAGTACGACCCAGGGAAGCGCAAAACGGCCAAGGACCTACTGAAGATGCCGTACTTCACCGCCCACgctgcgagcagcaccgaagATGCGTAG
- a CDS encoding beta tubulin, with protein MREIVSCQAGQCGNQIGSKFWEVISDEHGVDPTGTYQGDSDLQLERINVYFDESTGGRYVPRAVLMDLEPGTMDSVRAGPYGQLFRPDNFIFGQSGAGNNWAKGHYTEGAELIDSVLDVCRKEAESCDCLQGFQLSHSLGGGTGSGMGTLLISKLREEYPDRIMMTFSVIPSPRVSDTVVEPYNTTLSVHQLVENSDESMCIDNEALYDICFRTLKLTTPTFGDLNHLVAAVMSGVTCCLRFPGQLNSDLRKLAVNLVPFPRLHFFMMGFAPLTSRGSQQYRGLSVAELTQQMFDAKNMMQAADPRHGRYLTASALFRGRMSTKEVDEQMLNVQNKNSSYFIEWIPNNIKSSICDIPPKGLKMSVTFIGNNTCIQEMFRRVGEQFTGMFRRKAFLHWYTGEGMDEMEFTEAESNMNDLVSEYQQYQDATVEEEGEYDEEEEAY; from the coding sequence ATGCGCGAGATCGTTTCCTGCCAGGCCGGCCAGTGCGGTAACCAGATCGGCTCTAAGTTTTGGGAGGTGATTTCCGACGAACATGGTGTCGATCCGACTGGTACCTACCAGGGCGACTCGGATCTGCAGCTCGAGCGCATCAACGTCTACTTCGATGAGTCGACTGGAGGCCGCTACGTGCCGCGCGCCGTGCTGATGGACCTCGAGCCCGGCACTATGGACTCCGTTCGCGCCGGCCCGTACGGCCAGCTGTTCCGCCCGGACAACTTCATCTTTGGTCAGTCCGGCGCTGGCAACAACTGGGCCAAGGGCCACTACACCGAGGGCGCGGAGCTGATCGACTCCGTGCTTGATGTGTGccgcaaggaggcggagagctgCGACTGCCTGCAGGGCTTCCAGCTGTCTCACtccctcggcggcggcacgggcTCCGGCATGGGCACGCTGCTCATTTccaagctgcgcgaggagtaCCCGGACCGGATCATGATGACCTTCTCCGTCATCCCGTCCCCCCGCGTGTCGGATACCGTTGTGGAGCCGTACAACACGACCCTCTCTGTGCACCAGCTCGTGGAGAACTCCGACGAGTCCATGTGCATcgacaacgaggcgctgtACGATATTTGCTTCCGCACACTGAAgctgacgacgccgacgttCGGTGACCTGAaccacctcgtcgccgctgtgaTGTCTGGCGTGACCTGCTGCCTGCGCTTCCCTGGCCAGCTGAACTCTGACCTGCGCAAGCTTGCCGTGAACCTCGTGCCGTTCCCGCGCCTGCACTTCTTCATGATGGGCTTCGCGCCGCTGACGAGCCGCGGGTCGCAGCAGTACCGCGGCCTGTCCGTCGCGGAGCTGACGCAGCAGATGTTCGACGCCAAGAACATGATGCAGGCCGCCGACCCGCGCCACGGCCGCTACCTCACCGCGTCCGCGCTGTTCCGCGGCCGCATGTCGACCAAGGAGGTGGACGAGCAGATGCTGAACGTGCAGAACAAGAACTCCAGCTACTTCATTGAGTGGATCCCGAACAACATCAAGTCCTCCATCTGCGATATCCCGCCCAAGGGTCTCAAGATGTCCGTCACCTTCATCGGCAACAACACCTGCATCCAGGAGATGTTCCGCCGCGTTGGTGAGCAGTTCACGGGTATGTTCCGCCGCAAGGCCTTCCTCCACTGGTACACCGGTGAGGGCATGGACGAGATGGAGTTCACGGAGGCCGAGTCCAACATGAACGACCTCGTCTCTGAGTACCAGCAGTACCAGGACGCcaccgtcgaggaggagggcgagtacgacgaggaggaggaggcctACTAG
- a CDS encoding beta tubulin, giving the protein MREIVSCQAGQCGNQIGSKFWEVIADEHGVDPTGSYQGDSDLQLERINVYFDESAGGRYVPRAVLMDLEPGTMDSVRAGPYGQLFRPDNFIFGQSGAGNNWAKGHYTEGAELIDSVLDVCRKEAESCDCLQGFQLSHSLGGGTGSGMGTLLISKLREEYPDRIMMTFSVIPSPRVSDTVVEPYNTTLSVHQLVENSDESMCIDNEALYDICFRTLKLTTPTFGDLNHLVAAVMSGVTCCLRFPGQLNSDLRKLAVNLVPFPRLHFFMMGFAPLTSRGSQQYRGLSVAELTQQMFDAKNMMQAADPRHGRYLTASALFRGRMSTKEVDEQMLNVQNKNSSYFIEWIPNNIKSSICDIPPKGLKMSVTFIGNNTCIQEMFRRVGEQFTGMFRRKAFLHWYTGEGMDEMEFTEAESNMNDLVSEYQQYQDATVEEEGEYDEEQEAY; this is encoded by the coding sequence ATGCGTGAGATCGTTTCCTGCCAGGCCGGCCAGTGCGGCAACCAGATCGGCTCTAAGTTTTGGGAGGTCATTGCCGACGAACATGGTGTCGATCCGACGGGCTCCTACCAGGGCGACTCGGATctgcagctggagcgcatcAACGTCTACTTCGATGAGTCGGCGGGAGGCCGCTACGTGCCGCGCGCCGTGCTGATGGACCTCGAGCCCGGCACTATGGACTCCGTTCGCGCCGGCCCGTACGGCCAGCTGTTCCGCCCGGACAACTTCATCTTTGGTCAGTCCGGCGCTGGCAACAACTGGGCCAAGGGCCACTACACCGAGGGCGCGGAGCTGATCGACTCCGTGCTTGATGTGTGccgcaaggaggcggagagctgCGACTGCCTGCAGGGCTTCCAGCTGTCTCACtccctcggcggcggcacgggcTCCGGCATGGGCACGCTGCTCATTTccaagctgcgcgaggagtaCCCGGACCGGATCATGATGACCTTCTCCGTCATCCCGTCCCCCCGCGTGTCGGATACCGTTGTGGAGCCGTACAACACGACCCTCTCTGTGCACCAGCTCGTGGAGAACTCCGACGAGTCCATGTGCATcgacaacgaggcgctgtACGATATTTGCTTCCGCACGCTGAAgctgacgacgccgacgttCGGTGACCTGAaccacctcgtcgccgctgtgaTGTCTGGCGTGACCTGCTGCCTGCGCTTCCCTGGCCAGCTGAACTCTGACCTGCGCAAGCTTGCCGTGAACCTCGTGCCGTTCCCGCGCCTGCACTTCTTCATGATGGGCTTCGCGCCGCTGACGAGCCGCGGGTCGCAGCAGTACCGCGGCCTGTCCGTCGCGGAGCTGACGCAGCAGATGTTCGACGCCAAGAACATGATGCAGGCCGCCGACCCGCGCCACGGCCGCTACCTCACCGCGTCCGCGCTGTTCCGCGGCCGCATGTCGACCAAGGAGGTGGACGAGCAGATGCTGAACGTGCAGAACAAGAACTCCAGCTACTTCATTGAGTGGATCCCGAACAACATCAAGTCCTCCATCTGCGATATCCCGCCCAAGGGTCTCAAGATGTCCGTCACCTTCATCGGCAACAACACCTGCATCCAGGAGATGTTCCGCCGCGTTGGTGAGCAGTTCACGGGTATGTTCCGCCGCAAGGCCTTCCTCCACTGGTACACCGGTGAGGGCATGGACGAGATGGAGTTCACGGAGGCCGAGTCCAACATGAACGACCTCGTCTCCGAGTACCAGCAGTACCAGGACGCcaccgtcgaggaggagggcgagtacgacgaggagcaggaggcctACTAG